The DNA segment CTCCCACAGGCCTGAGCCTTCCAAGGAGCCAAGGAGAACTAGCAATGCCACAGGTAATTAATACGAATGTTGCGTCCTTGAACGCTCAGCGTAACCTGGATAAGTCGCAAGGGGCCCTACAAACCTCGCTACAGCGCCTATCTTCAGGTCTACGTATCAACTCTGCGAAGGACGATGCTGCGGGTCTAGCGATCGTCGATCGATTCACTTCACAGATTCGAGGCCTTAACCAGGCGGCTCGTAACGCATCTGACGGTATCTCTATATCGCAGGTTGCTGAAGGCGCGATGGCTGAGAGCACGAACATCCTACAGCGTATGCGGGAACTGGCTATCCAGTCTGCAAACGGCTCTAACTCTGCCGATGACCGCGCTAACTTGAACAAAGAGGTTGTTCAGCTGCAGGAAGAGCTAACACGTATTGCGGACACTACACGATTTGGTACTCAGAAGTTACTTGACGGCTCTTTTGGTTCTCAAAGCTTCCAGGTGGGTGCAAACGCCAACGAAACAATCGATGTTGATTTGACTCAAAGTTTTGCAGCTGCAGCTCTGGGTACAGAAACAACTACCGGTAGCGCTGCCTACACGGTTAGTGCTTCAACTATTGCTGCGACAGGTATTGGCGGTGTAAGCACTGCAGGTATCACTGGTGCTGGCAGCGTAACTTTCAGCGATGGCACTAACTCAGCTGCCGTTACTCTAAGCGCCGGTTACTCAGCTAAAACATTGGCTGCAGACTTAAACACTGCTTATAACACTGCAACTGCCCAGACTCTTGGCGCAGCAGCGGGTACAGCTTCACTAACTGTTGCTATCGCAACTGCTGCTGCGGCCTTCACCGCCGGCCAGACCATTGACGTTGTAGTGGGTACTACCACTACTTCCGTAACATTAGGTTCTGCTGACCAAGGTATTACAGCATTGACTACTGCAGTTTCTGCTGCATTAGCCGGTAATGCCCAGGTAACAGCTCAAGGTATTGTTATCACATCTGATGGCAATGGTTTCACCTTAACTGATGCTGACGGCGACAATATCAACGTTACTGTTATCACCAGCGCAGGTAACGGCCTTGATGTGACTGTAAACGGTCAGACCACTTCTGCTGCTGCTTCTCTAGGCGGTATTGCGGTAGGTAGCGTAACGGTTGCAAGTGCAGCAGTTACAGCAACTAACGTTGCTTCTACTTTCGCTCCAACAGCAACAGGTACCGGCTTGCTTTCAGCCGATATCACTATTGGTGCAGCCACCTTCACTACTGTTGGTGTAGGTATTGCCGCTGGTGACAGTATCGCTGATGTTGATATCTCGACAGTAACCGGCGCACAGAGTGCTATCTCGGTAACTGACTCGGCGATCTCAACGATCGATAACGCCCGAGCCGATTTAGGTGCGATTCAAAACCGTCTTGAATCAACTATCTCTAACCTGACAAGTATCTCTGAGAACGTATCCGCTGCGCGGTCACGGGTTCAAGATGCTGACTTTGCTGCGGAAACAGCAAGCTTGACGAGAAACCAGATCCTCCAGCAGGCAGGTATTTCGGTATTATCACAGGCTAACTCGCTTCCACAGCAGGTTCTGTCTCTGCTACAGTAAGACTAGGAACTGGTATAACGGCCCCTTAAAGTCAGCTTTAAGGGGTTTGATACCAAACTTTGTGAAGGTGAATAACCATGCTTAACGACATTGTTAACAGTGGTCTTCAGCCAGCGGTAAAAGCTCGGGAGGCTAGCGCTACGCCAGCCAAAACTGAGCAAGCCGAAGCGGCACAACCTGAACAAGAGGCTGTAGCACCTGAGCCGCAAGAGCTCCAATCAGCCGTCAGCAAACTGAATGACTATGTTCAAAATGTACAACGAACCCTGTCATTTAGTGTTGAGGAAGATACGGGAACAACTGTAGTTCAAGTCTACGACTCTGAGACGGAAGAGTTGATTCGACAAATACCGGCGGAGGAGACCATTAAATTGGCAGCCTCAATAGAGGAACAAACCGCCAGCCTGTTCTTAAAAGAACAAGCTTAAGTAGTACTGAAAGGGGAGGCTTAGCCTCCCCTTTTTCCTTTTAAAGGTAGTCTGTATTGCCCTTAAAAGCCCAAAGAGGTACCCCACCATGGCACGATATATGCTCCCATTCCCTTTATTTAGTAATACTGTCAAACTCATGACTTCGCTGCACTTAAGCAGTAGCATGGGCTCTACAGCTAAAATGGGTAATTAATCATGGCCTCTATTACTTCAGTGGGTGTCGGTTCAGGCTTAGACCTGGAAACTCTGATCGAGAATATTCTCGAGGCGGAAAAGACACCAACGGAAACCCGGTTAAACCTTCAGGAGACTGAAACACAGGCTACAATTACTGCTTTTGGCAGTATTAAAAGCACTCTATCCAGTTTTCAGGACTCTCTAGCCAACCTGAAAGACAGTAATTTCTTCTCCAGCCGACAAGCAACTTCCGGGAATAGTGAATCATTTACTGCCACATCCGAGTCGACCGCAGAGATCGGCAACTATGAAGTCGCCGTACTGGCACTTGCTGAAGCCAGTAAAGTAGCGACTAATGGCAGCTTTGCTGACCCTGATGCCACCGTAGGTGAAGGCACCTTAACCCTTGGCTTTGTCGACGGCGATAACTTCGATATCAGTGTTGCCGCCACTGACAGCCTGACCACCATACGCGATGCGATTAATAATGCCGAAGACAACACCGGTATTACCGCCAGCCTCCTTACTGTCGATGCCGGTATGGGAGATGGCTCCACCATTACCGAGCTAGTACTGACCTCCAATAACACCGGTGAAGCAAACCAAATCACCATTAGCGTTGACGATAGCGGCGATGGTGATGACACTGACGGCAGCGGCCTGTCACAATTCTACTTTGATGGTTCCGACCCCGACAATGTCGCCAACCAACTGGTCAATAAAGCAAGCGCTCAAGACGCCAGTATTACCGTAGATGGCTTTACCGCCTTTAGCGCTAGCAATACCTTCGACAGTGTTATTGACGGGGTATCTATTACTGCTGTCACTGCTGATGAGAACCCGGGCGACCCAACGACCGCCGCACTGAATGTAGCCATTGATACTACCGGCGTGCAAAATGAAATCACCACCTTTGCCGCTACTTACAATGAGCTTATTATCGTGATGAATCAACTGACCGATTACAATGCAGAGACTGAAACACGAGGCATACTTAACTCAGACTCAAGCGCACGTATTATTGAAGAACAGATTCGTCGCATTATGACAGACACTGTGGATGGCGCGCCCTCAGACTTTAACAACCTTTCTTACCTGGGCTTTTCCACTAACCAGAATGGTACCCTTAATCTAAAAACGGATAGTTCCTTAAGCTATGAGTCGAATCTGGCCGATGCTGTATCTTCAAATTTTGATGATTTAGCCAGTATCTTTACTGGAGACGATGGCGTTGCCACAAGACTGGATGACCTACTGGACTCCTTCCTGCAATCGGGCGGCACCATAGATACCAAAGAAAGCATCCTTCAGGAAGAACTGAATGTTATTGAAGAAGAGCGCTTTGACCTTGGCTTTCGTTTGGAAAAAATTGAAGACCGCTACCGGGCACAGTTTGCTGCACTGGATATTTTAGTGGCACAGCTTAATCAAACCGGTAATTTTCTGAGTGAGCAATTAGCCGCTACTGCCAATATCATCAGTGGCAATAAGGATTAACAGACGTTGAAAACGAACCCTAACTCAGACACCATAGAAACCAGCTGGGCTGAGATCATCAGCATTACCCAAAGCATCGAGAACAGTGCCGCCAAGGAAGCCTGGGAAGATATTTCATCCCTTGCCGTCAACCGGCATAAGAAAATTACCGGCCACTTTGCCCAATTCCCCGTAGGGCCAGACACAGCCTACTTTTATGCTGAACATCTCAATAATTTTATTGCACAAGAACAGGTGCTATCTGATTTGGTTAAAGCAGCAAGAAAAGAAGCGCTTAAGCAAGGGATGACCATCAATAACCGCAAGAAGGTTAATTCAGCCTACCTGAAATAGTTAAGGCTAATAAACCCCTAACAGGTCGTAGTTTTTCTCAGCGTACTCAACCATCATTATCCGCTTTTCTTCACTCAGCCCAAGCTCACCATTAAGAGCATCGGTTAGAAGCTGTTTAAAACGGTTTTCAAAATCAGTGTCGCTCCATTTAAGGTAACCGTCTTCTTCCAGTAACTGATAAACGCCCTGTACTTTTGGCGTATTACTCGGGAAGGTAATACAGGGGACTCCCAAGGCAAGCCCCGCAATAGAATAGTGAAAACGCCCGGAAATTAAGACTGCCGCACTGGCAATCACTCGACACCAGTGCTCAAAACTACCTGCTGTTACCAATTTAATATCCAGCCCTGCTTTTTGGAATTGCTCACAAATAACAGCATCTTCCTGAGCCAGGTGAGCCTTACCACCTAGTACAAATTCAAAGGAGTAATCTTTTTTATAAGCCGATAACTGCTCTACCAGTGTTTTAATCACCGCCTCAGGGTAATGGATACCACCACACAGCAGAATTTTCTGTTGATCCAATACCTCATTTCTTATACCAAGCAAATCATATCGACCAATATACAATGGCAATGAATCAAACCCTTGGCGAAATCGAATGCCGGCAGAAGAATAAAATTCAGCAGACAAAGGCTCACGGATAACCACATCATCTAAAGCCGACAGAGCTAATTTATAAATACCATCAAAATCACCACGCTCGGTGCCGCCATTTGGGAATACAGAGTGATTAATTAATAACACCCTTTTTTTCATAAACTGCTTGGATAAATAAATTAAATACAGCAGGGTCATAGAACCTTTTGATAAGCGATGCAGGGTACCCTCGCCATTAACCACTACCAGATCGGTTTCATCAATAGCCGTGGCTATGGCAGCATTCTCTTTGAGAAACTCATTAGCAAATTGGGCACTGGTAAACTTTTCTCCGTTATCAGGAAAAACCGTTAAGCTATGTGTTGCCCTAACGCTAATAAAATTAACCAGATAGCCGGCCTCCACCAAACGATGATACATTTCATTAGAGGTACCGTAGCAACCATAATGATAGGTATTGCCGGTAAAATTAAGAATCAAAGCTGTTTTCATGAGGTTATTCCGTTACAAAGTGTTCCAGGTCAGTGCCGACATCAGCCACAACATCATCCCAGCGATCAATTTCTTTTTGTCGATACAGCACCATAGATTTATACCAATAGCTTTTCTTCTCATCAGTAAACCAGCGCCACTCAGCGGCCACTGGAATAAGGTTCCACACTGGCAAACCAATGGCGCCAGCAAAATGCGCATTGGTATTATCCGCAGTAATATATAAATCCAGAGCAGACATATAGGCCAATACGGTATTGATATCAATGCGTAAATTAATGTCCGGGGTATAAACGCCCCGCTCCGCTAATTGGGCCTTCTCTTCATCAGTGGCATCATACTGAAAATTAATAAATTGAAAGCCTTGCTTTTCAAACAAGGGCGACAGCAGTTCTATATCGATTCTTCTGGCATGATTGCGGGTAGCAGCAATACCCCCACGCCAACCAAATCCAACCAGAGTCTTACCGGGGAAAAGTTGCTGAAGCTCTGTTCGAAACTGCTCACCCATAGCTTGATCAGTTTTTAAATAGGCTTCGCCCTGCTTAAAGTCATCAAAGGAGTGAATAAAGAATGCTGGCAGTGTCCCCATGGGTGTATGGTAATGATAAAGCGCATCACTAGCCGTCATTTCTTTGATACCTTCGCGATCAAAGGCGAAAAAGTCTTCAATATCAAAACTGTCCATAAAGACTTTGCGCAAGCGGCGCTCCGCCATAATGGTGACACGGACACCGCTATCTATAAGTCGTCCGATAAGACTACAGTACATAACCTGGTCACCCAGGCCCTGGTCAACCCAGACAAAAAGATGCTTGCCTTTAATATCTTCGTTATACCATCGCGGCATCGGCAGATTAAAGTTGGCAATATTTTTCATCGACTCATGAAAACGCCACTCATGGTGCTGCCAGCCTTCATCAAACAGCCCCAGCTTGAGCATAATATGGGCTAAATTAATATGCGCACCCAAGTGATCAGGGTTGGCATTGATCACCTTTGCCAAATATTCAACACATTCAGCATCGTTCTCAATCGCCATATAGGTCAGGCCTAACTGAAAGTTCGCTGTAATATTATCAGGCTGTAATTGCAAAGCCATCAAGCCTGCACCAACGGCATCATGGTAGCGATTGGTTTTAAAATACGCCTCATTCAAACCTAACAGGGCGTTAAAATGATAGATGGATTGAGGGTCAGCCAGGATGGCCTCATAAAGTGGCATAGAGTGTTCAAATCGATCCATTCGATTGGAAATCGCGGCCTCGGCAAGCGTTAGGTGCTGATTATCAGGTAGATAACTTTTGGCAATATTCAACAACTCAAGGGCTTTGTGGTGAGTATCGGAAAGAGGCTCTTTATCTAGCCATAGCGTTAACTGCAGGCATAGCTCAGGCTTTTCCTGAGTGGCTTTTTCAAAATTATATTTTGCCACATCCCAGAGCTTGGCATTTATACAGTACAGGGCTATATCAAGATACACCTCTGGCATCTGTGGGCGCTTATGAATTTTAGCAATAATTTTTTTAGCTTCGTTCACATCCCCATCTTTCAGGGTTTGTTCGAGTTTGCTTAATAATTTTTTTATCATATATGCTATATAGCTTCAGTAGACAGTCGCCAAAAATCAACGCAAAAAGTTAAACAAAGACAAATTACTGATCTTGGCAAAACTCTGCTGTGCAGCTTCCAGAGTAAATGTTTCCAGGCTCAAGCGGCTCAATGCTTCAGCATAATCTAGATCACGCAGTTCTGAAAGCACTTCTTGATTGACGATTTGTACCCCCTCATGCAACGAGCGAACACTATCAAGGGTATTTTGACGTGCGCCTATCTGCGCCTTGATCTTCGACATATTCGCTTCAGCGGCATTAAGATTATCGAGGGTATCGGCCAATAGATCGTCCAGAATCAGCTCATCGGCCTCTGAGTCCGTCAGGTTTTTCAGCCCTTCAGATAGCTGGGCAACGGTGGTTAACAGGCCTTGCTTTTCAGAGGAGTTGACATAGAAGTGGTCGCTGTCAGCAGGGGTTCCCGTTAAGGTGATAGACCACCCCAGATTAGTGATATCAGGGCTGGCGGGTGTCAGGTCGATAGCATTGGCATCAATCGTTATTGGGCTACCGGTATCGGGGATAACCGCCGCATTTAAAGGGGTATCCAGGGTACCGTTATCCAGTAAGTCCGTTCGGTTATAAATATTATAGCCATCCGCAGGGAAGCCACCGGCGATGGTTTCATAGCGCACAATATAATCATCCGGATAGGCGTTGCGCTCATAATTATTTAGGCCATCAGCTGCATCAATGGTTTTATCAATAGCGCTATTAGTGATCACAGCTGTACCGGCATTACTGCCCTCTGCAGAGACATCAATCAGTTTGTTAGCCGAGGCAATATCCATAAAAATGGCTTTGCCACTATCACTGATAGCTATTTGGGTAGAGCTGGCGATTTGCACTAAACGCTGACCGTCATCGCCATTATAAATAAACTCACCGGCCTGGGTTTTTTCAAAGGGCTGTACCGCACCCTGATAGCCTGCAAAA comes from the Oceanicoccus sagamiensis genome and includes:
- a CDS encoding flagellin, yielding MPQVINTNVASLNAQRNLDKSQGALQTSLQRLSSGLRINSAKDDAAGLAIVDRFTSQIRGLNQAARNASDGISISQVAEGAMAESTNILQRMRELAIQSANGSNSADDRANLNKEVVQLQEELTRIADTTRFGTQKLLDGSFGSQSFQVGANANETIDVDLTQSFAAAALGTETTTGSAAYTVSASTIAATGIGGVSTAGITGAGSVTFSDGTNSAAVTLSAGYSAKTLAADLNTAYNTATAQTLGAAAGTASLTVAIATAAAAFTAGQTIDVVVGTTTTSVTLGSADQGITALTTAVSAALAGNAQVTAQGIVITSDGNGFTLTDADGDNINVTVITSAGNGLDVTVNGQTTSAAASLGGIAVGSVTVASAAVTATNVASTFAPTATGTGLLSADITIGAATFTTVGVGIAAGDSIADVDISTVTGAQSAISVTDSAISTIDNARADLGAIQNRLESTISNLTSISENVSAARSRVQDADFAAETASLTRNQILQQAGISVLSQANSLPQQVLSLLQ
- a CDS encoding flagellar protein FlaG produces the protein MLNDIVNSGLQPAVKAREASATPAKTEQAEAAQPEQEAVAPEPQELQSAVSKLNDYVQNVQRTLSFSVEEDTGTTVVQVYDSETEELIRQIPAEETIKLAASIEEQTASLFLKEQA
- the fliD gene encoding flagellar filament capping protein FliD, whose amino-acid sequence is MASITSVGVGSGLDLETLIENILEAEKTPTETRLNLQETETQATITAFGSIKSTLSSFQDSLANLKDSNFFSSRQATSGNSESFTATSESTAEIGNYEVAVLALAEASKVATNGSFADPDATVGEGTLTLGFVDGDNFDISVAATDSLTTIRDAINNAEDNTGITASLLTVDAGMGDGSTITELVLTSNNTGEANQITISVDDSGDGDDTDGSGLSQFYFDGSDPDNVANQLVNKASAQDASITVDGFTAFSASNTFDSVIDGVSITAVTADENPGDPTTAALNVAIDTTGVQNEITTFAATYNELIIVMNQLTDYNAETETRGILNSDSSARIIEEQIRRIMTDTVDGAPSDFNNLSYLGFSTNQNGTLNLKTDSSLSYESNLADAVSSNFDDLASIFTGDDGVATRLDDLLDSFLQSGGTIDTKESILQEELNVIEEERFDLGFRLEKIEDRYRAQFAALDILVAQLNQTGNFLSEQLAATANIISGNKD
- a CDS encoding polysaccharide pyruvyl transferase family protein; this translates as MKTALILNFTGNTYHYGCYGTSNEMYHRLVEAGYLVNFISVRATHSLTVFPDNGEKFTSAQFANEFLKENAAIATAIDETDLVVVNGEGTLHRLSKGSMTLLYLIYLSKQFMKKRVLLINHSVFPNGGTERGDFDGIYKLALSALDDVVIREPLSAEFYSSAGIRFRQGFDSLPLYIGRYDLLGIRNEVLDQQKILLCGGIHYPEAVIKTLVEQLSAYKKDYSFEFVLGGKAHLAQEDAVICEQFQKAGLDIKLVTAGSFEHWCRVIASAAVLISGRFHYSIAGLALGVPCITFPSNTPKVQGVYQLLEEDGYLKWSDTDFENRFKQLLTDALNGELGLSEEKRIMMVEYAEKNYDLLGVY
- the flgL gene encoding flagellar hook-associated protein FlgL codes for the protein MAIRFSFLQGFNESVQGILRVQQQTYQTQQQVSSGRRIVSPADDPVASARIIQVNQELSQVGQYIDNANSVENRLNLAENQIQQVSSLLFRVRELTVQAGGLALTQSDRQGLAAELDTRLDELFDLANTRDVNGEYIFAGYQGAVQPFEKTQAGEFIYNGDDGQRLVQIASSTQIAISDSGKAIFMDIASANKLIDVSAEGSNAGTAVITNSAIDKTIDAADGLNNYERNAYPDDYIVRYETIAGGFPADGYNIYNRTDLLDNGTLDTPLNAAVIPDTGSPITIDANAIDLTPASPDITNLGWSITLTGTPADSDHFYVNSSEKQGLLTTVAQLSEGLKNLTDSEADELILDDLLADTLDNLNAAEANMSKIKAQIGARQNTLDSVRSLHEGVQIVNQEVLSELRDLDYAEALSRLSLETFTLEAAQQSFAKISNLSLFNFLR